Proteins co-encoded in one Syntrophobacterales bacterium genomic window:
- a CDS encoding DUF86 domain-containing protein translates to TTFQNMASFRNMLVHRYEKTDDEIIFGIFRKRLGDFDLFGRLITDWINHHETPPPQKR, encoded by the coding sequence AACGACCTTCCAGAACATGGCATCGTTCAGGAACATGCTTGTTCATCGTTACGAAAAGACCGACGATGAGATCATCTTCGGCATCTTCAGAAAGCGCTTGGGCGATTTCGATCTTTTTGGCCGTTTGATAACGGATTGGATAAATCATCATGAGACGCCCCCCCCGCAAAAACGCTAA